In a single window of the Bacillus clarus genome:
- a CDS encoding VOC family protein, whose translation MNKLRAGIHHIEFWVANLDESISFYDILFSIIGWRKLNEIAYSTGESEVYFKEVDEEIVRTLRPRHICYQAINREIVDEVAEFLSSTKVKVIRGPIEMNHYLDGYYTIDFYDPNGFIVEVAYTPNAEM comes from the coding sequence ATGAATAAACTTCGAGCAGGTATTCATCATATTGAATTTTGGGTAGCAAATTTAGATGAGTCCATTTCTTTTTACGACATCCTGTTTTCAATAATTGGATGGAGAAAGTTAAATGAAATAGCATATAGTACGGGAGAAAGTGAAGTGTATTTTAAAGAAGTAGATGAGGAAATTGTAAGGACTTTAAGGCCTAGACATATTTGTTACCAAGCTATTAATAGAGAAATAGTTGATGAGGTAGCAGAGTTTCTTTCTAGTACGAAAGTGAAGGTAATACGTGGTCCGATCGAAATGAATCATTATTTAGATGGATACTATACGATTGATTTTTACGACCCGAATGGATTTATTGTAGAGGTTGCGTATACACCGAATGCAGAAATGTAA
- a CDS encoding HAD-IIIA family hydrolase, translating into MTNIQAIFIDRDGTIGGDTTIHYPGSFTLFPFTRDSLHKLKAQHIKLFSFTNQPGIADGKATASDFIQELKAFGFDDIYLCPHRHGEGCECRKPSTGMLLQAAEKYELDLTTCVVIGDRWTDIVAGAKVNAITILVQTGAGHDALYTYRDQWAHIEPNYIAENFEDATNWILKQKNNI; encoded by the coding sequence ATGACAAACATTCAAGCAATCTTTATTGATCGTGACGGAACAATTGGTGGCGACACTACAATACACTATCCTGGTTCATTTACTTTATTTCCATTTACAAGAGATTCCTTACACAAATTAAAAGCTCAGCATATAAAACTATTCTCCTTTACTAACCAGCCAGGTATTGCAGATGGAAAAGCAACTGCAAGTGACTTTATACAAGAATTAAAAGCATTCGGTTTTGATGATATTTACCTCTGTCCTCATAGACATGGTGAAGGGTGTGAATGTCGTAAACCGAGTACAGGTATGCTCCTTCAAGCAGCAGAAAAATACGAGCTCGATTTAACTACATGTGTTGTCATCGGTGATCGGTGGACTGATATCGTCGCTGGTGCAAAAGTAAATGCGATAACAATACTAGTTCAAACTGGCGCCGGGCATGACGCATTATATACATATCGTGATCAATGGGCACATATTGAACCAAATTACATTGCCGAAAACTTTGAAGACGCTACGAATTGGATATTAAAACAAAAAAATAATATATAA
- a CDS encoding dihydrofolate reductase: MIISFMVAMDENRVIGKDNKLPWHLPSELQYVKKTTMGHPLIMGRKNYEAIGRPLPGRRNIIVTRNDDYHVEGCEIAHSVEEVFELCKDEEEIFIFGGAQIYELFLLHVEKLYITKIHHSFDGDTFFPEIDMTNWKEVFVEQGVTDEKNPYTYYYHIYEKQQ; encoded by the coding sequence ATGATTATTTCATTTATGGTGGCGATGGACGAGAATAGAGTAATTGGTAAAGATAATAAATTGCCGTGGCATTTACCAAGTGAATTACAGTATGTTAAGAAGACTACGATGGGACACCCACTTATTATGGGGAGAAAAAATTATGAAGCAATCGGAAGACCGCTACCAGGAAGACGCAATATTATCGTAACGCGTAACGATGATTATCATGTGGAAGGTTGCGAAATTGCTCATTCTGTTGAAGAAGTTTTTGAACTTTGTAAAGATGAAGAAGAAATCTTTATTTTTGGTGGGGCTCAAATTTATGAGCTATTTTTACTGCATGTAGAAAAATTATATATAACAAAAATTCATCATTCCTTTGACGGGGATACATTCTTCCCAGAAATTGATATGACGAATTGGAAAGAAGTTTTTGTCGAGCAGGGTGTTACGGATGAAAAAAATCCGTACACGTATTATTACCATATATACGAGAAGCAACAATAG
- a CDS encoding serine hydrolase: protein MSKIETPVTTSLQTTVEKMMKDLNVPGAAVAVIKDGEVIISEGFGYRNIETKEAVTPKTRFAIGSATKAFGTLSLSLLAQQKKFDWDTPVQSYIPNFSISDILASSQVTGRDLASHRTGVSRHDALWYSSSLTRKALIEKIKHLPLDAPFRTAFLYNNLMYATISYIVENITNQTWEQYVTEHILEPLHMQQTNLSVTDSQNTSDYALPYIQENDEMKEVPFRNIDTVGAAGCINSTIEDMVNWVLLHLNKGKFGDHELISSELLQQMYTPHNTIPDQPFLSLPESPLNSYGLGWFISAYRGYKVIHHGGAIDGFTALVSFMPKEDIGLVILTNAGNTLLPTYLANQIYDELLALETIDWHKRALQDSEKIKEMMKETTESLPEQIKGTTPSHKLDDYTGTFEHPAYGALQVYKRDDTLSVQFMEMEIQLQHHHYDIFSAPVNLFQTKMSLLFAYEMNVSGEFPSLQLHVPAMLSTQPLTFTKAK, encoded by the coding sequence ATGTCTAAAATTGAAACTCCTGTTACGACTTCGTTACAAACAACAGTTGAAAAAATGATGAAAGATTTAAATGTTCCTGGAGCTGCTGTAGCTGTTATAAAAGATGGTGAAGTTATTATTTCAGAAGGATTTGGCTATCGTAATATAGAGACAAAAGAAGCTGTTACACCGAAAACACGCTTTGCAATCGGTTCAGCAACGAAAGCTTTTGGTACACTTTCATTAAGCTTATTAGCACAGCAAAAAAAGTTTGATTGGGATACCCCTGTCCAATCTTATATACCTAACTTCTCTATATCCGATATACTTGCTAGCTCACAAGTTACAGGGCGTGATTTAGCTTCTCACCGCACTGGAGTAAGTCGTCACGATGCTCTTTGGTACAGCTCTTCCTTAACTCGAAAAGCTCTCATTGAAAAAATAAAACATTTACCACTTGATGCACCGTTTCGTACAGCATTTCTATATAACAACTTAATGTATGCGACAATTAGCTATATTGTAGAAAATATTACAAATCAAACATGGGAACAATACGTGACCGAACATATTTTAGAACCTCTTCATATGCAGCAAACGAACCTCTCTGTTACAGACTCACAAAATACAAGTGACTATGCATTACCTTATATTCAGGAAAATGATGAAATGAAAGAAGTTCCATTCCGTAACATCGATACAGTTGGCGCTGCTGGGTGTATTAATTCTACGATTGAAGATATGGTAAATTGGGTGCTTCTTCACCTAAACAAAGGGAAGTTTGGAGATCACGAGTTAATCTCCTCTGAATTATTACAACAAATGTATACACCGCACAATACCATTCCAGATCAACCATTTTTATCACTTCCTGAATCTCCATTAAATAGTTACGGACTTGGTTGGTTTATTAGTGCTTATCGCGGTTATAAAGTGATTCATCACGGCGGGGCTATCGATGGATTTACTGCGCTTGTTTCATTCATGCCGAAAGAAGATATAGGCCTTGTCATATTAACAAACGCTGGAAATACATTGCTCCCTACTTATCTTGCTAACCAAATTTATGACGAGCTTCTCGCACTAGAAACAATTGACTGGCATAAACGCGCTTTACAAGATAGTGAAAAAATAAAAGAAATGATGAAGGAAACAACTGAATCTCTTCCTGAGCAAATAAAAGGAACTACACCTTCTCACAAATTAGATGACTACACTGGTACTTTTGAACATCCTGCTTATGGAGCATTGCAAGTATACAAACGAGATGATACTTTATCTGTACAATTTATGGAGATGGAAATTCAATTACAGCACCATCATTACGACATATTCTCCGCACCAGTTAACTTATTCCAAACGAAAATGAGTTTATTATTTGCTTATGAAATGAATGTGAGTGGTGAATTTCCATCCCTTCAGTTACATGTGCCAGCTATGTTAAGTACTCAGCCGCTGACATTTACGAAAGCTAAATAG
- a CDS encoding thymidylate synthase produces the protein MKHAEYEYLNLCRHVMENGTKKEDRTGTGTVSVFGYQMRFDLSKGFPLLTTKRVPFRLVASELLWFMKGDTNIRYLLQNNNNIWNEWAFKSWVESDAYTGPDMTDFGLRSQQDEEFKKQYDEQMEVFKKNVLEDDDFSNKYGYLGDVYGKQWRAWKTTAGETIDQLKDVIEMIKKTPDSRRLIVSAWNPEDVPSMALPPCHTLFQFYVADGKLSCQLYQRSGDIFLGIPFNIASYSLLTHLIAHECGLEVGEFVHTIGDAHIYTNHFEQVEKQLVREPRPFPKLTLNPDVKSVFDFEMDDLTLEGYDPHPAIKAPVAV, from the coding sequence ATGAAACATGCTGAATATGAATACTTAAATTTATGCCGCCATGTAATGGAGAATGGCACAAAGAAAGAAGATCGTACAGGGACAGGCACTGTATCTGTATTTGGATATCAAATGCGCTTCGATCTTAGTAAAGGATTTCCTTTATTGACGACAAAGCGAGTTCCATTTCGCCTTGTAGCAAGCGAATTGCTTTGGTTTATGAAAGGTGATACAAATATTCGTTATTTGCTTCAAAATAATAATAATATTTGGAATGAATGGGCGTTTAAAAGCTGGGTAGAAAGCGATGCATACACTGGGCCGGATATGACGGACTTTGGACTTCGTTCTCAGCAAGATGAAGAGTTTAAGAAGCAATATGATGAACAAATGGAAGTATTTAAAAAGAATGTGCTAGAAGATGATGATTTTTCAAACAAGTATGGTTATTTAGGAGATGTATACGGAAAGCAGTGGCGAGCTTGGAAAACGACAGCAGGTGAGACGATCGATCAGTTAAAAGATGTCATTGAAATGATCAAGAAGACTCCGGATTCACGCCGTCTAATCGTTTCAGCATGGAACCCTGAAGACGTGCCAAGTATGGCACTACCGCCTTGTCATACATTATTCCAATTTTATGTAGCAGATGGGAAGCTTTCATGTCAGCTATATCAACGTAGTGGTGATATTTTCCTAGGCATTCCATTTAATATTGCAAGCTATTCACTGTTAACGCATTTAATTGCTCATGAATGTGGTCTTGAAGTAGGAGAGTTTGTTCATACAATTGGAGATGCACATATTTATACGAATCATTTTGAACAAGTAGAAAAACAGTTAGTACGTGAACCACGTCCATTCCCGAAACTTACATTAAATCCAGATGTAAAATCTGTTTTTGATTTTGAAATGGACGATTTAACATTAGAAGGATATGATCCACATCCAGCAATTAAAGCACCGGTTGCAGTGTAA
- a CDS encoding ABC transporter permease, whose amino-acid sequence MIKQQFNKRLRHELQRKWKSLRSVTDWTIALYIIIPALIFCGIYYRSLWVNELSMEETVYFLLGLFAFYFVTFSRGARSFFEQADSLFLISYPVHMQKLMKYGLLYTFIRIAITNVIVVFIMLPILIKNMGAPFIQIVLFWIFFTVFRFTLSLLMRFINVRVGKRWVLWIVKKLLFSFGLIFLGSGMYFIYKSPIYSILFIGLSVLVSLALVKKKLNYKNFFFKEIEKEKEESMRWTMGIMQVGGHAAKPSSSNKKPWMFPHSKRILGKKSDLRIVESFLKEFFRTGSSLKFYIQIIIISTISIFRAPWWITAIILVFALFAISRYARDYWNEFTEKMFLHLYCEEGKLILLRWKANRYLFLPAVFMYGTVILSQFYLIPAIIIGVIFIVLIGWIVFLP is encoded by the coding sequence ATGATTAAACAACAATTTAATAAAAGATTACGCCATGAATTGCAAAGGAAATGGAAGTCGTTACGTTCCGTAACAGATTGGACTATAGCATTATACATTATTATTCCGGCACTTATATTTTGTGGGATTTATTATCGTTCACTATGGGTAAACGAGTTATCGATGGAAGAGACCGTTTATTTTTTATTAGGATTATTTGCATTTTACTTTGTTACATTTTCAAGGGGAGCTCGGTCATTCTTTGAACAAGCAGACAGCTTATTTTTAATTTCGTATCCAGTACATATGCAAAAATTAATGAAGTATGGCCTGCTATACACGTTTATTCGGATTGCGATAACGAATGTAATTGTAGTATTCATTATGTTACCTATATTGATTAAAAATATGGGAGCACCATTTATACAAATTGTATTATTTTGGATCTTTTTTACTGTGTTTCGATTTACGTTATCGTTATTGATGCGATTTATAAATGTACGTGTGGGGAAACGTTGGGTTTTATGGATTGTAAAAAAATTGTTATTTTCTTTCGGTTTGATTTTCCTTGGAAGTGGTATGTATTTCATTTATAAAAGCCCGATTTATTCAATTTTATTTATTGGTTTATCTGTTTTAGTTAGCTTAGCCTTAGTAAAAAAGAAGCTGAATTATAAGAACTTCTTTTTTAAAGAAATTGAGAAAGAAAAAGAAGAAAGTATGCGCTGGACGATGGGGATTATGCAAGTTGGCGGACATGCAGCGAAACCGAGTAGTTCGAATAAAAAACCGTGGATGTTCCCACATTCAAAAAGGATATTAGGAAAAAAATCTGATTTGCGTATTGTAGAATCATTTTTAAAAGAATTTTTCCGTACAGGGAGTTCGTTGAAATTTTATATTCAAATTATTATAATAAGCACAATAAGCATTTTCAGGGCTCCGTGGTGGATAACGGCTATCATTCTTGTATTTGCTTTATTTGCGATCTCTCGTTATGCACGAGATTATTGGAATGAGTTTACGGAAAAAATGTTTCTTCATTTATATTGTGAAGAAGGAAAATTAATTTTGCTAAGATGGAAAGCGAACCGTTATTTATTTCTTCCAGCTGTATTCATGTACGGGACAGTAATACTCTCTCAGTTTTATTTAATACCAGCTATAATCATTGGAGTTATTTTCATAGTATTAATTGGATGGATTGTATTTTTGCCATAG
- a CDS encoding GNAT family N-acetyltransferase → MKVYEATIADLDGLAPVFNNYRVFYKQKSNVEEAKVFLRNRIEKKESVIFVAVEDGEYLGFTQLYPSFSSISMKELWILNDLFVQANKRGAGTGKKLLEAAREFALENGAKGLKLQTEIDNLSAQRLYAENGYLRDNRYFHYELTF, encoded by the coding sequence GTGAAAGTATATGAGGCAACAATTGCAGACTTAGATGGATTAGCACCTGTATTTAATAATTATCGAGTATTTTATAAACAAAAATCAAATGTAGAAGAAGCAAAAGTATTTTTACGTAATCGTATTGAGAAAAAAGAATCTGTCATTTTTGTAGCGGTTGAAGATGGAGAATATCTTGGATTTACACAATTATATCCGTCTTTCTCCTCCATTTCGATGAAAGAATTATGGATTTTAAATGACCTCTTTGTGCAAGCAAATAAGCGTGGAGCAGGAACAGGTAAGAAATTGTTAGAAGCCGCTAGAGAATTTGCATTAGAGAATGGTGCGAAAGGTTTAAAATTACAAACAGAGATTGATAATCTATCAGCACAGAGATTATATGCTGAGAATGGATATTTGAGAGACAATCGTTATTTTCATTATGAATTAACTTTTTGA
- a CDS encoding GNAT family N-acetyltransferase: MAFHIREATIYDLDTLCSLTKELKGSSISHEDMKNRLQFVKMSPFDFLYVYEEDNTIFGLLGFRIRENLEDITRYGEISIISVDSTIRRKGIGQILMDYAEQLAKEHNCIGTWLVSGINRKEAHPFYKKLGYEVNGYRFVKHF; the protein is encoded by the coding sequence ATGGCATTTCATATTCGAGAAGCGACAATATACGATTTAGATACACTATGCTCACTTACAAAAGAATTAAAGGGATCTTCAATCTCTCATGAAGATATGAAAAACCGCCTACAGTTTGTTAAAATGAGTCCTTTTGATTTTTTATACGTTTATGAGGAAGATAATACTATATTTGGATTACTAGGTTTTCGCATACGTGAAAACTTAGAAGATATAACGCGTTATGGAGAAATTTCAATTATTAGCGTGGATTCCACAATACGGCGAAAAGGAATTGGACAAATATTAATGGACTATGCGGAGCAATTAGCAAAAGAGCATAATTGCATTGGTACGTGGCTTGTCAGTGGAATAAACAGAAAAGAAGCTCATCCATTCTATAAAAAATTAGGGTATGAAGTGAATGGATATCGATTTGTGAAACATTTTTAA
- a CDS encoding YpjP family protein yields the protein MPNWFRKTLVALITVFTFGLVTPPSILLDNAKAADKPTSTRQQNLEQTSYTYEETNERLTTDSFITYAMQEAEQQSMQKFGSKIGPVIEDEFKDVILPKIEEAIAELANDVPEESLQSLAISQKPAGGNNEKIFHVYDTKTGNDLLRFHVRRDHPPQDGYYFNFHYHCFDDGYSGHHELGNIYWNTNVPPKWLS from the coding sequence ATGCCAAATTGGTTTAGAAAAACCTTAGTCGCATTAATTACTGTATTTACATTTGGTTTAGTGACGCCTCCTTCTATTTTGCTTGATAATGCAAAAGCAGCGGACAAGCCTACAAGTACAAGGCAACAAAATTTGGAGCAAACGTCCTATACATATGAAGAAACGAATGAAAGGTTAACCACTGATAGCTTTATAACTTATGCGATGCAAGAAGCCGAGCAGCAATCTATGCAAAAGTTTGGTTCTAAAATTGGTCCTGTAATTGAAGATGAGTTTAAAGATGTTATATTACCTAAAATTGAAGAAGCAATTGCGGAACTTGCCAATGATGTGCCAGAAGAATCGTTACAATCATTAGCAATTTCCCAAAAACCAGCTGGTGGAAATAATGAGAAGATTTTTCATGTATATGATACGAAAACAGGAAATGATTTATTACGATTTCATGTAAGGAGAGATCATCCACCGCAAGATGGATATTATTTTAATTTCCACTATCATTGTTTTGATGATGGATACTCAGGACATCATGAATTAGGGAATATTTATTGGAATACAAATGTGCCTCCAAAATGGCTGTCTTAA
- a CDS encoding ABC transporter ATP-binding protein, with translation MLEVNIRSAGYETGETTIRNIAFAIEKGKLVALIGANGAGKSTTIKSMLGLLVNMDGEISFGEKKDPYAYVPEHPTYYDYLTLWEHIELLMAARGYEAGSWEERAKELLHTFRMEKHIHEYLSKFSKGMKQKSMLILSFLTEPDFYIIDEPFIGLDPVATREFLNYLYKEKERGAGILLCTHVLDTAERICERFLLISQGTLVADGHLEAIQSLAGMPESPLLDCFDAIVRREQHD, from the coding sequence ATGTTAGAAGTGAATATCCGCTCAGCAGGATATGAAACAGGTGAAACAACAATCCGCAATATAGCGTTTGCTATTGAAAAAGGGAAGTTAGTTGCTCTTATTGGTGCAAATGGTGCTGGAAAAAGTACGACAATTAAATCAATGCTCGGTTTACTTGTGAATATGGATGGTGAAATATCATTTGGTGAAAAGAAAGATCCCTATGCATATGTACCAGAACACCCAACTTATTATGATTATTTAACATTATGGGAACATATTGAGTTATTAATGGCTGCCCGTGGGTATGAAGCGGGAAGTTGGGAAGAACGGGCAAAGGAATTATTACACACGTTTCGAATGGAAAAGCATATACATGAATATTTATCGAAGTTTTCAAAAGGTATGAAGCAAAAGTCGATGCTTATTCTTTCATTTTTAACAGAACCAGATTTTTATATTATTGATGAGCCTTTTATCGGTTTAGATCCAGTAGCGACCCGGGAATTTTTAAATTATTTATATAAAGAAAAAGAGCGGGGGGCTGGAATTTTACTTTGTACACATGTATTAGATACAGCAGAAAGGATTTGTGAGAGATTCTTACTTATTTCACAAGGTACGTTAGTGGCAGATGGGCATTTAGAAGCGATTCAATCGTTAGCGGGAATGCCAGAAAGTCCATTATTAGATTGTTTTGATGCAATTGTAAGGCGGGAACAACATGATTAA
- a CDS encoding aminoglycoside phosphotransferase family protein — protein sequence MKTITMWKNNIQIVKDAANIEEISKGFSPDKKYIITTTDDKKYLLRTGDIKEYERKKMEFQILNEMQERDVQAQRPIEIGMLEEDLCYSIFSYLEGEDAKKLLPTYTPKEQYEIGIEAGKDLAKMHTYEAPKNILSWYERAMKKHRKYVDAYKTCGIKIENDDKIIKFIDENEIYVKNRPNRFQHDDFHLENIIVREGKYVGVVDFNGYDWGDPLHDFVKIALFARDISIPYSIGQIVGYFNGRIPEEFWRLYAVYVGMTVFSSVVWCLRAAPHMLDDMLERLHIVLEDHKNFELSKPIWFDSEMTNEK from the coding sequence ATGAAGACAATTACAATGTGGAAAAACAATATACAAATAGTAAAAGATGCAGCAAATATTGAAGAAATCTCTAAAGGTTTCTCTCCTGATAAAAAATATATCATTACGACCACTGATGATAAAAAATATTTGTTACGGACAGGCGATATAAAAGAGTATGAAAGAAAGAAAATGGAGTTTCAAATTTTAAATGAAATGCAAGAACGAGACGTACAGGCCCAAAGACCAATTGAAATCGGCATGTTGGAAGAAGATTTATGCTATAGTATTTTTTCATATTTAGAAGGGGAAGATGCGAAAAAGCTGTTGCCTACATATACACCTAAAGAACAATATGAAATTGGTATCGAGGCAGGAAAAGATTTAGCAAAAATGCATACATATGAAGCTCCTAAGAATATACTTTCATGGTATGAAAGAGCAATGAAAAAACATAGAAAATATGTAGATGCATATAAAACATGCGGAATAAAAATTGAAAATGATGATAAAATCATTAAGTTTATAGATGAAAATGAAATATATGTAAAGAATCGCCCAAATCGATTTCAACACGATGATTTTCATTTAGAAAATATAATTGTACGGGAGGGGAAATATGTAGGTGTTGTTGATTTTAACGGTTATGATTGGGGTGATCCACTACATGATTTCGTAAAGATTGCACTATTTGCAAGAGACATTAGTATCCCGTATTCAATCGGACAAATAGTAGGATACTTTAATGGTAGAATACCGGAGGAGTTTTGGAGATTATATGCAGTATACGTTGGGATGACGGTTTTCTCTTCAGTTGTTTGGTGTTTACGGGCAGCACCGCATATGCTAGATGATATGTTAGAACGTCTCCATATTGTATTAGAAGATCATAAAAACTTTGAGTTATCGAAGCCGATTTGGTTTGATAGTGAAATGACGAATGAAAAGTAG
- a CDS encoding HAD family hydrolase, which yields MQKYIVFDFDGTLVDSQNIFVPIYNQLAEKHGYKTVGEEEIEPLRKLSIPERCKKLHVPLYKLPILALEFYKLYQPAIKDLVLFHGMKDVLEELHKKGYGIAVISSNAEEHIRAFLHNNGIENIQEVYCSKNLFGKDKMIKRFLKSKKIAERDMLYVGDEQRDVAACKRAGVNVIWVSWGYDVIETVKKDAPDYMVNTPMEIVQVVQGAHS from the coding sequence ATGCAAAAATACATTGTTTTCGACTTTGACGGCACGTTAGTAGATTCGCAAAATATATTTGTTCCAATTTATAATCAACTTGCTGAAAAGCATGGGTATAAAACGGTAGGTGAGGAAGAGATTGAGCCTTTACGAAAACTATCTATTCCTGAAAGATGCAAAAAGCTTCATGTCCCCTTGTATAAATTACCTATATTAGCGTTAGAGTTTTATAAATTGTACCAACCTGCTATAAAAGATCTCGTTTTATTTCATGGAATGAAGGATGTATTAGAGGAACTACATAAAAAAGGCTACGGAATTGCGGTTATATCTTCGAACGCAGAAGAGCATATTCGGGCGTTTTTACACAATAATGGGATAGAAAATATTCAAGAAGTGTATTGTTCTAAAAATTTATTCGGTAAAGATAAAATGATAAAAAGATTTTTAAAATCAAAAAAGATAGCAGAGCGAGACATGTTATATGTCGGTGATGAACAGCGAGACGTAGCAGCATGTAAAAGGGCTGGGGTGAACGTAATTTGGGTATCTTGGGGATATGATGTCATTGAAACAGTTAAAAAAGATGCACCAGATTATATGGTCAATACGCCGATGGAAATTGTGCAAGTAGTACAGGGGGCACATTCTTAA